Below is a genomic region from Erigeron canadensis isolate Cc75 chromosome 7, C_canadensis_v1, whole genome shotgun sequence.
taCCTTCTTTGTCCTGAATTTTGGCCTTCACATTGTCGATAGTGTTGCTGCTTTCAACCTCAAGGGTGATGGTTTTCCCTGTTAGGGTTTTCACGAATATCTGCATGTTCTTTCCTCGACTGATTGATTGAATTGAATTTTGTTGTTTATGgaaaatctatatatttatgcTATATATTATCGtaaagtttttttaatcataactACTCAACAAATCTTTTTTTGAGTATAGTTGatataaataaacatgaaaGTAAATGAACCATTCTAAACGTCCCCAACTCATTTTAATCTGTATTGAAGAATGACAACTTTCTAGCAAAACCCATTTGACTTGTTGCCCAACCCACCAAGCCCATCCATCTTGTCACCTCTAATCCTGTGAGATAAGTTACGTGTGTGTGCTTAAGGAAGCAGATAACTTCACATATGAAGGAATGTTGCCTGGTGACTATATATTAGCTAGGCAGAAGACCTAAATATACTATCTCATAGTTTTGATTTATAGCACCCCTCCCATTTAATCTAACTAGAAAAACCACAGCCCATTAGGAACTGATCCAAACAGCTGTTAATTTTCTTTGAATTAGAAACTAGTCAAGAATAAACAAACCAGATGGGGAAGTCATAGCAGTAGCAGGCTTAGGGTGAAGCAATGCGGGGGAATATAGTAACAGCTCTGAAGAATCAAATATTTACTACTTTTAACCATCTCTCATAATTCATTAACCAGTCAATCGGTCAAAACTGCCGCCTCTAATAGTTTATCTACACGTGGCCAACTCCAGCAAAAAAACAACTATAACATGAAAAATCTTATCACTTGAAATAGACACAACAGTGTATAAGCCAGAAGATTATTTACGACACCACACAATTCATTTCAGATTCTAACCATCAATCTATTTATACATAAGTTATAGCTTAAGATCGCAGTGGAAGTAGACATGTTGATGCATGTATACAAGACCATGAAACACATTGAAGCACCAATTTCTAATTTCAGTTTCCGAGAAGGCTTCACTTTGAATTCCATAAAATGGTAAAAGACTACACTCCTAGAAAAACATGATGATACTTCCATGAGACTTATAATATATGGATGATTTATCTTACACAACAACTGCCAAGAGCAAGTTGATGTTAAAACAGGAAGCTAAGAGATGAATAACAAATAGCGTAAATCTGTCAAATTCGACCAACTTAGTTATAAATGGATCGATTTGGATTTACGATTAATCCAGAAAGTGCCTAACGAACAACTCATTTGTCTGGAAGTCTATTTTTAACCCTTAGAGCCCCCTAGATCGCCTGATAACGGATACAGTAATACAGATATAGTATACTCCTTTAAATACATAGTTTTCGAGATCTGTAACAGTTAATAATTGCATCTTAGTAGGTCAAGCCAACCCAAGCTGGAACCAAAACCAGTTTTGACCTGTTTCCTATCGAGCCCATTTCCCACCTCTAAAACAATAGAACCAAGTTTTTACCTTGACTTCTCTCAAATTTAAGCATTCCTTCCATGTATAATATTTTCTCTTCATTTTCTTAATGGTAACCTGTAAGCATTATACATCAGCTATAACAAATTCAATCGCTTAACTTTTATAAGTTTTTCCAGAATGCTATGCTAATCACAAAAAACCTACCACTTCACCATTATGCTTATTCAAGGCTCTCCAGACAACCCGAAAAGTTCCATTACCAATTTCTATTAAATATGTGGTACCTAAGTCAGAATACCGAAAGAACTTTATGTCTCAAATTTGATTTCGCGACATAGATAACACAGAAGCACATATGAAACTAATTTCACCTATACATTTATGTGTTCCCAACAGCACGTAGcacattaaatttaaaaaagagaCAAACATACAGAAGAAATAACACGCTTTATTTTAAATACTACTGCAAAATCGACAAAATGATTCCCAGCCTGTGTTCCAGCTGAATTTACCTTTACTCTTAGTGCAAGAGCAGAGTAACTCTATAATTCTGATGAACGTTCTCacggaatatttcataaaagaaattagttcATTGACACCGAGACATTGACAAGGTAAAAGAAGCAGAGACAGCTGAGAATTGATTAGCATCTTGACAGTTGACACTGATCCAGCCATCCAggaagtatatataattatataagcaGAATACTTGTAGCCACAAACAAAAGCCTAAAAAGACttaattttttaacttgtttttgaaaTGGCTGTCTCATATACTTCACTTGAATTCTGTCTCAAAATCTTTGGTCAATAActcaatatataatgtaaatctAACAGAGTAACAGATACCCATCTGCAGGAAGGCGAAGGCCATGTATTGCTAAATTATGGGCGGACCGACAATCTCAACTACTACTTGATAGTGAACAGAGAAATTACAAGCTAGGTTAAGTCCTGTATTTTGGAACATAAGGAAACGAATATGCAATAATAGAAGCCAAGTGTGGATTTCCAACTAGAAGCGGCAACTTAAAGAGGTGTAATCACCATCTGCAATTTGCAAAAGACCCAAGATATTGTACATAACATAAATTTTGAATTATGCATAAAAAATCTAGGTATTCAATCATCTATTACACGCTCTAATACCCAATATGATGTTTTAGAATGTTACTTGCAAGTTTGTGTCGGCTTGGAGACTAAAAAAATGCCAACTTGAACCCTGAAAGGCTCGATAATAATCATCTGAGACAATACAAATCTCAAACTCTTTCGTGAATGGTTGTATGGCAAGTATATGCTTCTTTGAATCAAGCAAATCTGGGTTACCAAGCATAGACCCATGTTGCTCATATTTCTCAAAGCTATTGCCAAATAAtaagattttgttttaattgttgtACCTCCAATTGGTCTTTAAAAGATTGTCGTATAGCTCGGCTTCACAATGGGGCATAAAAAACAGAATTGGATTCACAGCTTGCCTTCTGCCTTGTTCATTAATTGAAAGAACACAACACCCGAAATGTTCCATAACCTTAGATTCAGTCAATGAAATAACCGGATCAAAAACTTCCATGTCACCAATCCAACCAAGTTTCCTCTTCATGAGAATTGCAAGACTAAGCTGCAACCGAGGTGATTCAAACGATTCAATGCTACCAATACCATAAATAACCATCTTTAACTTGCGTTCTGATCCCGTAAGGTTGTCAAAATAGTTTGAAGCTTCAGGAGTTTGGATTTGATCAAGAAAAACTCTAAAGAACCGAGAATTCTCTAGTTTCTCGATGGCATTTTGCATCTTTTGTGTCAACTGAAATTCTCTTTCCGGAGTAGTTTCAAGATCATCAGCAGGAGGAGTCcaatgtgtttgttgttgtattGCAGGTTTAAGCTTGGGGaactttcttttttcatttttgcgATGTGGCAGAACGACTGTCCACTCATTTTCAACTAATTTATGTTGGTGGTCAGAGATCAACGTTTCTGCAGACGTTGCCATTTTAAagttacaagtttttttattcttaattttcCATCTTTTATCTGCAATATATGCGAAACAAATAAGCATAAACTTCGTTTTCGCAGTTTATATCTAACAGCCTGATGCATATAAATTCTGCCATTGAACTAAACTTAACGATTAAAGCATAGATCGACATTGGGTTTACGACCCATGGACTTAAGTATTTGAAGTATTTAGAATCTTTAACACTTGAAAATAATGTATGAATGATCCAAAAGTAATAGGAAAAGTGTTAAGGTTCAGAAGCAGATGTTATAAATTCGAGTGGTGAATCTAGAATTTAAACTAtctctaaataaatatatataaaagaaaaaccttaaTTTGTGATTGAAGAAGTATGGACgaaattcaacttttaattagagaattaac
It encodes:
- the LOC122608734 gene encoding LOW QUALITY PROTEIN: protein SENSITIVITY TO RED LIGHT REDUCED 1 (The sequence of the model RefSeq protein was modified relative to this genomic sequence to represent the inferred CDS: substituted 1 base at 1 genomic stop codon), with translation MATSAETLISDHQHKLVENEWTVVLPHRKNEKRKFPKLKPAIQQQTHWTPPADDLETTPEREFQLTQKMQNAIEKLENSRFFRVFLDQIQTPEASNYFDNLTGSERKLKMVIYGIGSIESFESPRLQLSLAILMKRKLGWIGDMEVFDPVISLTESKVMEHFGCCVLSINEQGRRQAVNPILFFMPHCEAELYDNLLKTNWRYNNXNKILLFGNSFEKYEQHGSMLGNPDLLDSKKHILAIQPFTKEFEICIVSDDYYRAFQGSSWHFFSLQADTNLQVTF